One window of the Sphaerochaeta associata genome contains the following:
- a CDS encoding helix-turn-helix domain-containing protein has protein sequence MVILSDILLFLTTALVVSITCLCVLLRVRMSDAYTGSFLTVLTPLSFQMCLTLLTTYLSRVLDEQHLLSRFYETYALGATLLSVLLTTLLLLMFSRYLIKLIRATEEQKHLGNRILTLLILVFFILSLYIIFAKSGGDWIKALHDTMRYHFFSASMFLVIHGVLGCLYAKKATTWEEERLLKGICYTFLPLIILFPLDILFFRQVAFKLVYLSFAVLSVYLYYFISRRYFLTYEMTSGLPDAKVKQLGVSEREAQIINLLVEGLSNQEIAKELFISPNTVKTHIKNIYTKLGVSNRLQLFNLLKQ, from the coding sequence ATGGTGATTCTATCCGACATCCTGCTCTTCTTGACGACAGCCTTGGTAGTCTCGATTACCTGCTTGTGCGTGTTGCTTCGCGTTCGTATGAGTGATGCCTATACCGGCTCGTTTCTCACCGTGCTCACCCCGTTGAGTTTTCAGATGTGCCTGACTTTGTTGACCACCTACCTGAGCAGGGTTTTGGATGAGCAGCACCTGCTTTCACGTTTCTATGAGACCTATGCCCTGGGAGCGACCCTTCTCTCCGTATTGCTGACCACGCTCCTGCTTCTGATGTTCAGCAGGTACTTGATCAAGTTGATCAGGGCGACCGAGGAGCAGAAGCATCTGGGCAACCGCATTCTCACCCTTTTGATTCTTGTCTTTTTCATCCTCAGCCTCTACATCATTTTTGCAAAGAGCGGAGGAGACTGGATCAAGGCTTTGCACGACACCATGCGGTACCATTTCTTCAGTGCAAGCATGTTTCTGGTCATTCATGGAGTGCTGGGGTGCCTCTACGCTAAAAAAGCGACCACCTGGGAGGAGGAGCGGCTGCTGAAAGGCATCTGCTACACCTTCCTGCCCCTGATCATCCTGTTCCCTTTGGACATCCTTTTCTTCAGGCAGGTGGCATTCAAGCTTGTGTATCTCAGCTTCGCCGTCCTCTCGGTGTACTTGTACTACTTCATCAGCCGCCGTTACTTCCTCACCTATGAGATGACAAGCGGACTTCCTGATGCCAAGGTGAAGCAGCTTGGAGTCTCGGAACGGGAGGCACAGATCATCAACCTCCTGGTCGAGGGATTGAGCAATCAGGAGATTGCGAAGGAACTCTTCATCTCCCCCAATACCGTAAAGACCCACATCAAGAACATTTATACGAAACTGGGGGTGAGCAACCGCCTGCAGCTCTTCAATTTGTTGAAGCAGTAG
- a CDS encoding metal ABC transporter permease encodes MDSLASFFSALVSADFPFVRNAFLAGLLSSVLFGVLGSVVTVKRIAGLAGAISHAVLGGIGIALYLSATGKVPGLSPMVGAVVFALLSAIIIGTVSLKSKQREDTVIQAIWAIGMSIGVLFMAKTPGYTDPSSYLFGNILLISNQDLVLLLLLDVVVVFLAWRFYPQIEASAFDEEFAQVRGIHTRSVFLIILSVTAVAVVLLQTFVGIVMVIAMLTLPAGTAGYTAKNLASMMVGATLYAFFFSFSGLAVGWVVDVPVGAMVVVIAGAFFLGKAAGNLITKRRRGHDQVAKSTS; translated from the coding sequence ATGGATAGTCTTGCAAGCTTTTTCAGCGCATTGGTCTCAGCCGACTTTCCCTTTGTCAGGAATGCCTTTCTGGCTGGTCTGCTCTCTTCGGTGCTCTTCGGGGTGCTCGGCTCGGTAGTCACCGTCAAACGCATTGCAGGCCTCGCCGGGGCGATCAGCCACGCGGTGCTGGGAGGAATCGGGATCGCCCTGTACCTTAGTGCAACCGGCAAGGTTCCTGGCCTCAGTCCGATGGTGGGTGCGGTTGTATTCGCCCTGCTCTCTGCAATTATCATAGGAACGGTCTCACTGAAGTCCAAGCAGCGCGAGGATACCGTCATCCAAGCCATTTGGGCGATCGGGATGAGCATCGGGGTGCTCTTCATGGCAAAGACTCCCGGATACACCGATCCCTCCAGTTACCTGTTCGGCAACATCCTCTTGATTTCCAATCAAGATTTGGTGTTGCTTCTTCTGCTTGACGTGGTGGTGGTCTTTCTCGCCTGGCGCTTCTACCCCCAGATCGAGGCTTCGGCCTTCGATGAGGAGTTCGCCCAGGTACGGGGCATCCATACCCGCTCGGTATTTCTGATCATCCTCTCGGTGACCGCCGTTGCGGTGGTGCTTTTACAAACATTCGTAGGGATTGTCATGGTGATAGCCATGCTGACCCTGCCGGCGGGGACGGCCGGCTATACAGCAAAGAACCTGGCATCGATGATGGTCGGTGCCACCCTCTATGCCTTCTTCTTCTCCTTTTCGGGTTTGGCGGTGGGTTGGGTCGTCGACGTTCCGGTGGGGGCAATGGTGGTTGTCATCGCTGGAGCCTTCTTTTTAGGCAAGGCGGCAGGGAATCTCATTACGAAGCGAAGGAGGGGCCATGACCAAGTCGCGAAAAGCACTTCTTGA
- a CDS encoding Fur family transcriptional regulator — MTKSRKALLEVLRMSNEPVSASHLLQHPSIRFDQATVYRNLHYLEEKGMADSFILHCTEHGTERYYSYRSCEDGVHHHWFHCRTCHRFIDLGDCQYDEQLARWEQAYGFTVSDHTFFLTGQCKNCKDATASTN, encoded by the coding sequence ATGACCAAGTCGCGAAAAGCACTTCTTGAGGTACTGAGGATGAGCAATGAACCGGTCTCGGCTTCCCACTTGCTGCAGCATCCCTCCATTCGGTTCGACCAGGCCACCGTCTATCGGAACCTTCATTACCTGGAGGAGAAAGGGATGGCCGACTCATTCATTCTTCACTGCACCGAGCATGGCACGGAGCGTTACTACAGCTATCGAAGCTGTGAGGATGGTGTGCATCACCACTGGTTTCACTGCCGGACCTGTCATCGGTTCATAGACCTTGGAGACTGCCAATATGATGAACAATTGGCAAGGTGGGAACAGGCCTATGGCTTCACCGTCAGCGACCATACCTTTTTTCTGACCGGCCAGTGCAAGAATTGCAAGGATGCTACTGCTTCAACAAATTGA